The nucleotide sequence GATTTCATCTCCACTCCACCATTCTTGAAAAGGTCAAGTTTTTTTCGCTGTCGCAAAGAAATTTAAGCTGATTGTCCAATAGATGCAGATCATTTGCCGTATTGGTGAAGTCTTTGCCCATAGAATTGTAAAGCCGAACCATTTCATGAAACACCCCTGGGGACACAGCGTATCAGATTGACACGGAAGAAATTCCACCCGAGCCCGCGGTGGGACAATCAACCTTTGCGTCACTCGACAGGAATGCATTGCGTGCGGCGAGACCGACAATCCAAACAGAAAGCGCTACGGCCGTTCAAGAACGGCTGCTGCTTACGGCAACCATGCGATGTCCCCGTGACCCTTCTGTAATAATCAGTCCGTGATTTCGACGCCCGATTGCCCTGAGCACCAAGATAGCATGAGTTCAATGCTGTCTTGATGCTCAACAGTAATTTCGATTACTTGGTCACACGGCCAGAGCGGTGTAAGCAGTACAATCAGCCGATCAGGACTGACTCTTCGGTGAATGATGGAGCTTCTTTTTATGTATGCATCATTGCCGAATGACATCGAAACCCATGAACCAAGATAGCTCCATATTAGAGATTGAGCTGAAACATCTCGAAATGTCAGCTCACCGAGCTCGCCTGGCGTCCGGACCTTTAGGCGACTTTCGTCGATCTCGAATTCCGCAGCGATACCACGTAGGGGAGGACGGGGACTTTCGCGCTCATCAACGCTTTCGACGTCGGCGTCGAATCTCACGTAACACAGTTGATGCATCCGCCTGCTCCAATCCCAGTTCCGGTACCAATTCCACCAGCGTTCTTGCAGAAATGATCCTACGTTCATGCTGGGTGTAGCATCGCATCAAGGGGGATGGGCAATAGGGGCAAAGCATATTCTGTTACGAATGCTCATGTTGCGTCCCTGCGAGATCCACCTGCAGTGTCCCCATGTCCTGACTTCCTGTCCCTAACGTCCCTGGGTGACCCCGTGCACCAATGTGTTTTTGATTGAACCTTTTAATCCGCAGATTGCGCTGATTTTCGCTGATGTACTTCTTGCCCTCGGAATCTGCCTCGCTCTGCGTCATTGGCGGATAGATCACTGGCTTGAGCATCACAATAAGTTATGCAACTGCTGTGTGAATTGGACTTTGCGAAAGACGGACCGTACCTGTCCTTGCCTCATACACTGGGTAGCTGCCGATTGCGATGCCTCCCTCAGCCCATCGTCATACTCGCGCCTGCCCAGATATGTAGAACTCCTGTGTGCTTGTCCTGCGCGTGAGAGCGTGTCAGTCGAATTAGACTTGATCATCCAGTTCCTGATACTGCAGGTAGTGTTCAATGTAAGCGCACGGTGAAGTGCATCTTGAGCCATGCTTTAGTCTGAGTGGGTTTTGTTACCCTTCAGAGTGGAGATGGCGAGATGTCGCAGGTTGGTTCACGGAGTCGTGAGAAGGAGTCGTACTGGCGTTCCCATTGTGAGCGTCAGTCTTCGTCGGGGGAGTCGATTCGGGGCTATTGTCGTCGTCGCGGGCTTTCGGAGGCGACGTTTCATTACTGGCGGCGTCAGCTCTCGAGTCTCGATCAGGAGTTGACTGTTCGGCGGACCAATGATCCGCAGGTCACCCGCCCGCAGGGAACCGGGATGGCGGGGCTGGTGGCTATGAAGGTGGTGGGTGATTCGCTGCCGCCTGCGATGCTGGAGATCGCCTGTGCTGGCGGTCTCGTCGTTCGGTTACGTGAGGATGCGGGTGTCGAGGTGTTGACTCGTGTGCTGACCGCCTGTCGGCAGATCCCCTCGGAACAACTCTCTTCGTCTGCGGGGGGGCGATTATGCTGAACATCTCTCGCACGACACGGGTGTTTCTGGCGACAGTGCCGACAGACATGCGGAAGGGGTTTGACGGTCTTCACGCCCTGGTGGAGAGCGTGATCGAAGAAGATCCGTTTGCCGGTCATCTGTTTGTGTTTCGGAACCAGCGTCGCGACCGGATCAAGCTGCTGTGGTGGGATCGCGATGGCTGGAGCCTGTTTTACAAGCGGTTGGAAAAAGGATGTTACGAGTTCCCGACCGACCGGAAGGAACAGACCTCACGCCGCTGCGAGATTCGCGCAGAGGAGCTTTTGCTGCTGTTGGAGGGGATTGATCTAGGGAGCGTGAAGCGACGCCCTCGCTATGAACGGCCGAGCGCAATCAATGACACCACGGCGCGGTCTTCAGTGTGAACTTCGTTCGGTCGTAAGACTGTCTGGCAGAATGCTGTCCCATGTCTTCGGTAGTCGTCCCTCCACGACGATTCGTGGAGGGACGTTTTTCGTTGGGAAAATACAGAAAAATCCCAAATTACTTGAAACGTTTTTGGGGGTTCGGGCGTATGACAGGGCATGAGTACGGATGGCTCCATTCTTCCTGATGACGTTGAGCAGCTCAAGGCGATGATCGCCGCACGTGATGCGGTCATCGCCAGAAGAGAGGCCGTCCTTCTACAGCGCGACATCGAGATCGTGGGACATCGCGCCGTCATCGCGCAGAAAGAAATGGTGATCACGTCATTGCACGACGTGGTTGAGCAGCAGCAGGCCAAACTGGAACGTGTGCATGAGCAACTGGCTCGCCTGCTTCGTGAACGCTACGGGCCGCGTAAGGAACGGGTCGATCCGAATCAGCTGACCCTGTTCACACCCGAAGAACTGGCGGAACTGATTCGCGAACTGAAGCGGGATCAGCAGGATTCGGTTTCGACCGACGATGGTTCGCTGCCCCAGGACGAGTCGCTGGGGGCCGCCAAGCCCAAGGGGCATGGCCGACGTCCCATCCCGCCTGAGATTCCGCGGGAAACCATCGTCCATGAACTGACGGAGCAAGAGCGACAGTGTCCCTGCTGTGGAGAGTTACGCGCCGAGATCGGACGTGAGGTCAGCGAGCAGCTGGAATTCATCCCCGCCCGTCTCAAGGCGATTCGGCACGAACGAGTGCGCTACGCCTGCCGGGGCTGCGAAGAGCATGTGGTGCTGGCTCCCAAGCCACCGCAACCGATCGACAAAGGCCTGCCGGGACCGGGACTGCTGGCGAACCTGATCGTGTCCAAGTATGGAGACTACCTTCCGCTGTATCGGATGGAAGACATTCTCTCGCGCTACAGGCTTCTCCTGCGGCGAAGCACACTGTGTGACTGGGTGGCGTCGATGGCCGATCTGCTGACCCCCTTGTACGACCTGCTGTGCCAGCGTGTGCGACAATCGGGTGTGATCCATACCGATGACACGAGCATCAAAATGCTGTCCGAAGGTCAGTGCCAGAACTGCAAGTTCTGGACGTATATCGGCGATCCCGCTCATCCGTATGTCGCCTACGAATTCAGCCTGACGCGCGCTGGGAGGAACCCGTCCCGGTTTCTGGAAGGCTTCTCGGGTTATCTGCAGGCGGATGCCTTCAGCGGGTACGACCAGATCTATGCCAAAGAACAGGTGACAGAAGTCGCCTGCATGGCACATTGCCGCCGGTACTGGCAGGAGGCCAGTCACACCGATGCGCGACGGGCGTACGAAGCGCTGGGCTACATCTCACGGTTGTATCAACTGGAGTCTGAATTCGAAGCGGCAGGGCTGAGCGGTGCATCACTGCGTGACGCACGCCAGCAGCATGCGGTTGGGATTCTCAAGACCTTCCGCAGCTGGCTGAACGAAGAGCAAAACCAGGTACTCCCCAAGAGTCCGATCGGACAGGCCTTCACCTACACACTGAATCAGTGGGAGGCGACCTGCCGCTACACCGACGACGGTGCACTGCAGATCGATAATAATCTGGCGGAGCGGATGATGAAGCCTCCCGCCATCCTGCGGAAGAACATGCTGTTCGTCGGCGGCGAACAGGGAGGTCATCGCGCTGCGATCCTGCTCAGTCTGGTCGGCAGTGCCAAGTACTGCGAGGTGGAACCGTGGCACTGGCTGCGAGCGGTCCTGGAGGAACTCCCCCAACGACTTCGCACGGGAGCAGATCCCCCCGACCTGACAGACCTGCTCCCCGATCACTGGCTGAAGGCCCATCCCGAGCACCGCTGGAAGATCGAAACGATCCGCAAAAAAGAACGCCAAAGGTCCAAACAGCAAAAAGCCAACAAGAGAAAGAAACGCTGAACCCCCAATCTCATCCACGGGGGCCTACTTCACCGTGCGCTTACGCATTTGCGCGATCGAAACTCTGCCGCCTGTCATTCAGAGCATGAAACATCGAGCTTCATATTCGACTCTTGGCGGCGGCAAGCCGCTCTGCGTAGTCAGGCAGAAAGATGTCTGGAAGTTGACTCTCAAGCTGTCCCTGAATTCTCCAGATGACCCTAAGCTCCGCTTCGTCGCCTTCCAAATTGTTTTTATCGTCCTGCACCGATAACCACTCAAAGAAAATCAATGCTTCGTCGTGTGTTAAGTTCACTGAAAATTCCCTCAATTTACGCTCCAAGATGAGTTGTTAAAATAATCGCCCAGTAGCCAGAACGCTGTGGGGTTGTTCCCCCCCCTAGCTTCGAAGCTCCAATGACACCGCCTGCTTCGTTCAGAATTACGTTGACACGTGTTGACGGATCTATCATATGAACGACGGCTTTTGTCCGATACTTTCCCACAATTCTCTGAACATTTTTACTATTAACATGGCTAGTAATCGCCGGTTGGAAACCCATGAAATACTCGGGTCCCTCCGCGCCTCGGTCTCACCGATTTGAATGACTTTGAGTGAGTTTGGTCCGCAGATTTCGCGGATTTTCGGAGATGAAATCTCTGTTCCTGGAACCTGCACCATCTGCGGATGTTGTCATTGACTTGAGGAGTGGCGACGGATGCGCGCCACTCAACCCGAAATGCAGAAACTGCAGCGTCCCTGTCGGCAGGCTTCCCGCTTCCCTGCGATGAGCAGCATTTGCCTGTGAAGAGTCCCCGCTTCCGCTTGCTCGCAGAATAAAGTTCTCTCGCGTTGGCGGACGCAATGGCGACGCAGGGGCGACCCTGGACGTTCCTCTTTTGGACCCGTCTCGGACCAAGGAACCCCGCCGTCGCCACTCCGGCGTAGCATCCACTTGGACTGTCCGACATGATATTCCGACCAGAACAACGCGCTTACGACCACCATCATCTCGTGGACCAAGCCATGCCCCCTCGTCCCTCCATTGAAGAACGCCTGGCGTGCCTCAGAGAAATTCGCAGCGGTGGTGACCTCACTCAGTTACGCGAAGCTGCAGTTCGACATCTCCCCGACCGCTGCAACCTGATCGTCGCGGAAGCAGCAAAAATTGTCCGCGAATTCGAGCTCTCCGGGATGGAACCCGATCTGTTGCGTGCCTGGACACACTTAATCGATGGGCCTGATCCGATGAAGGCTGACAAAGGCTGCTGGGCCAAAACGGCGCTGATCGAAGCCCTCGCCGCACTGAATTATGATGACCCGGAGCTCTACCAGGCGGCACTCACCTACCAGCAGATCGAACCCGCCTGGCCCGACGCCATCGATACGGCGGAAAACGTGCGGGCCAGCGCTGCATTCGCCCTGGCAAGGTCTCTACGCATGAGGACCGTGGACAAACTGATTGCGTTCGTTGATTACCTGCAGGGGTCAACATTCGACCAGGTCAACGCCGTTCGAGCCATGTCCGACACCGGTAGTGAATCCGCCCTGCCCTTGCTGAGAATGAAGCTGCTATCCCACGGGATCCATTCCGACGTCGCAGGCGCGTGCATGACAGGACTTCTCGAAATGGCTCCGACAACGTCCATCCCCCTGGTCGCAGGTTTTTTGAAATCGGAGCGTGAGGAACTTGTCACAGAAGCGGCAGCCGCATTGGGAAGTTGTGGGAAACCCGAGGCCATTAAATCGTTGATCCACGCTTGGAATCGTACCGCAGACGACGGTCTGCGGAGATCGCTCGTACTGAGTATCGGCCTCTCCCGCGACCCGTCCGCCGTTGATTTCCTGATTCAGCAGCTCGAATTGCACCACGATCCGGACCTGATTCTCAACGCCCTGAAACCCAATCTGGTCTACGAAGAAATTCGCCTCCGGGTGGATGAAGCCAAGCAACGTCGAAAGCGCCCAATCCGATGAATGACTCGTCAAGCACTCTTGCTAGAATGATTTCTCCGTGATCTTTCGAGAGTGCTCGACAGCGACAGACTTTCAAGAGGCTCTCCCTGAGTGGTATCGGCGGCTGAAACAGCATGGATAACAGGTTGAAAGCTCAGCAGCGGGCTGAACAGCCCTACTCGGGAACAGGGGCCGCAGCTTGTCTGTCCCGGTTGACAGCCACAGTCGCTCTCTCGCGGGGATCCAGCGAAGGGCGACACAAGGGCTCGAGAGCTGAGTTACGAAGAATACGACTGAGAATAATACGACTGAATAGTGAGGGAACCTGCTTGAACACGGTACGCAAACCGATGCTGCTCGTCCTGTTGTGCTGCAGCGCAGCGGGGTGTGGGAACGAGCGAAGTAGCCCTCGCCCCGAAACTCCGACGCTGTCCCACGACGAAGTCCCCTCGGAGAAAGAGGGGGCTGTTAAAGAAGCAGAAGTGACCGGCGCCGTCACTCATGACGAGAACCAGTTGGCGGGGATCCATCGTCTCTTCAAAATTTCCGATCGGATTTACTCCGGCAGTCAACCCGAGGGGGAAGCCGCTTTCGCCAGCCTGAAGAAACTGGGAATTCAAACCGTTGTCAGCGTCGATGGAGCGATTCCCCAGACTGAACTGGCTCACGCGCATGGGTTTCGGTACGTCCACATTCCCATCGGCTACGACGGCGTCCCCCGATCCGCCTGTGACTCGCTGACACGCGTCATGCGGGAACTGCAAGGGCCCGTGTACATTCACTGCCATCATGGCCGACACCGCGGTCCTGTGGCTGCGGCGGTCGCCTGGGTCGCTTCCGGTGACGCGACAAATCAGGAGGCCGTTGCGATTCTTGAGCAGGCAGGAACCAGCCGGAACTACTCAGGTCTGTGGCGTGATGTCGAAAATTTCCAGCCCGCCCCTGCCGAGGCCACTCTGCCGGAACTCGTAGAGACGGCCGAAGTCTCTTCGCTGGTCACATCCATGGTCGAAATTGATCTGCGGTTTGATCGCATCAAGGCCAGCAGGCAACGAGACTGGAAGAGCCTGCCGGGTCAGCCCGCAGGGGAAATCGGGGAGGAAGCCGTACTGATTCAGGAA is from Schlesneria sp. DSM 10557 and encodes:
- the tnpB gene encoding IS66 family insertion sequence element accessory protein TnpB (TnpB, as the term is used for proteins encoded by IS66 family insertion elements, is considered an accessory protein, since TnpC, encoded by a neighboring gene, is a DDE family transposase.), yielding MLNISRTTRVFLATVPTDMRKGFDGLHALVESVIEEDPFAGHLFVFRNQRRDRIKLLWWDRDGWSLFYKRLEKGCYEFPTDRKEQTSRRCEIRAEELLLLLEGIDLGSVKRRPRYERPSAINDTTARSSV
- a CDS encoding IS66 family transposase → MSTDGSILPDDVEQLKAMIAARDAVIARREAVLLQRDIEIVGHRAVIAQKEMVITSLHDVVEQQQAKLERVHEQLARLLRERYGPRKERVDPNQLTLFTPEELAELIRELKRDQQDSVSTDDGSLPQDESLGAAKPKGHGRRPIPPEIPRETIVHELTEQERQCPCCGELRAEIGREVSEQLEFIPARLKAIRHERVRYACRGCEEHVVLAPKPPQPIDKGLPGPGLLANLIVSKYGDYLPLYRMEDILSRYRLLLRRSTLCDWVASMADLLTPLYDLLCQRVRQSGVIHTDDTSIKMLSEGQCQNCKFWTYIGDPAHPYVAYEFSLTRAGRNPSRFLEGFSGYLQADAFSGYDQIYAKEQVTEVACMAHCRRYWQEASHTDARRAYEALGYISRLYQLESEFEAAGLSGASLRDARQQHAVGILKTFRSWLNEEQNQVLPKSPIGQAFTYTLNQWEATCRYTDDGALQIDNNLAERMMKPPAILRKNMLFVGGEQGGHRAAILLSLVGSAKYCEVEPWHWLRAVLEELPQRLRTGADPPDLTDLLPDHWLKAHPEHRWKIETIRKKERQRSKQQKANKRKKR
- a CDS encoding HEAT repeat domain-containing protein gives rise to the protein MIFRPEQRAYDHHHLVDQAMPPRPSIEERLACLREIRSGGDLTQLREAAVRHLPDRCNLIVAEAAKIVREFELSGMEPDLLRAWTHLIDGPDPMKADKGCWAKTALIEALAALNYDDPELYQAALTYQQIEPAWPDAIDTAENVRASAAFALARSLRMRTVDKLIAFVDYLQGSTFDQVNAVRAMSDTGSESALPLLRMKLLSHGIHSDVAGACMTGLLEMAPTTSIPLVAGFLKSEREELVTEAAAALGSCGKPEAIKSLIHAWNRTADDGLRRSLVLSIGLSRDPSAVDFLIQQLELHHDPDLILNALKPNLVYEEIRLRVDEAKQRRKRPIR
- a CDS encoding cytochrome c, with product MNTVRKPMLLVLLCCSAAGCGNERSSPRPETPTLSHDEVPSEKEGAVKEAEVTGAVTHDENQLAGIHRLFKISDRIYSGSQPEGEAAFASLKKLGIQTVVSVDGAIPQTELAHAHGFRYVHIPIGYDGVPRSACDSLTRVMRELQGPVYIHCHHGRHRGPVAAAVAWVASGDATNQEAVAILEQAGTSRNYSGLWRDVENFQPAPAEATLPELVETAEVSSLVTSMVEIDLRFDRIKASRQRDWKSLPGQPAGEIGEEAVLIQEAFTETNRHLSQDFDASFAALLKESATAAGDLVAALQSDTFDKAEEAFQRIEKACMQCHRQYRDH